From one Streptomyces sp. SCSIO 30461 genomic stretch:
- a CDS encoding threonine/serine dehydratase: MITVADVEAAAERIAGYVVRTPTVPSHGLSALLGAPTTAKLELLQRTGSFKARGATAKLLTLDQAERAAGVVAVSGGNHGIALAVMAGALDIKATVVMPSSAPAHAVATAEAAGASVQVADSMAEAFALVDELRATGLTMVHPFDDPLVLAAQGTVGLEFAQDAGELTDVLVSIGGGGLVSGVATALRAYRPGVRIWGVETEGADAMSAALAAGGPVPVALSSVVSTLSAPSASQLTYEHVAALVTDVLTVSDAEAVRGTLDLADHAKVWAEPAAGCLLPAARRVLERVGGNARLGLVVCGGNATTADVGTWAEGFGLR; encoded by the coding sequence CTGATCACTGTCGCGGACGTGGAAGCCGCGGCCGAGCGGATCGCCGGGTATGTCGTACGGACACCGACGGTGCCGAGTCACGGCCTGTCCGCGCTGCTGGGCGCGCCGACCACCGCGAAACTGGAACTGCTCCAGCGCACCGGCTCGTTCAAGGCCCGAGGCGCGACTGCCAAACTGCTCACGCTCGACCAGGCGGAGCGTGCCGCCGGAGTCGTGGCGGTCAGCGGTGGGAACCACGGCATCGCACTGGCGGTCATGGCCGGCGCACTGGACATCAAGGCGACCGTGGTGATGCCGAGCTCAGCGCCCGCCCACGCGGTCGCCACCGCCGAGGCCGCCGGCGCGAGCGTGCAGGTCGCCGACTCCATGGCCGAGGCGTTCGCCCTCGTGGACGAGCTCAGGGCCACCGGACTCACCATGGTCCATCCCTTCGACGACCCCCTCGTGCTCGCCGCCCAGGGCACGGTCGGTCTGGAGTTCGCGCAGGATGCCGGGGAGCTGACCGATGTACTCGTCAGCATCGGTGGCGGGGGGCTCGTCTCGGGTGTCGCCACCGCGCTGCGCGCGTACCGCCCCGGAGTGCGGATCTGGGGCGTGGAGACCGAGGGCGCCGACGCCATGTCGGCGGCCCTGGCCGCCGGCGGACCGGTGCCGGTCGCGTTGTCCTCGGTCGTGTCCACACTGAGCGCCCCCAGCGCCTCACAGCTCACCTACGAGCATGTGGCGGCCCTGGTCACCGACGTGCTCACGGTCAGCGACGCCGAGGCCGTGCGGGGCACCCTGGATCTGGCCGATCACGCGAAGGTCTGGGCCGAACCGGCCGCCGGATGCCTGCTGCCGGCCGCACGCCGCGTCCTGGAGCGCGTCGGGGGGAACGCCAGGCTCGGTCTGGTCGTCTGCGGAGGCAACGCGACCACAGCCGACGTGGGCACCTGGGCCGAAGGCTTCGGGCTCCGCTGA